The Thamnophis elegans isolate rThaEle1 chromosome Z, rThaEle1.pri, whole genome shotgun sequence DNA window agtcagtgaagacttagacacaaaaagagatagctgactaacctaatacgattaaaccaataactcaaatgaacaatatacaacaactgagagataagcgaaaggagaaatgtattaggggtgagaacccaccgtcgagcaattttgttagactacaatgttgggaaaacttaaaaaagctgataggaaatccgctataactacctgcatggaattagcaattaaacttcattttagatgaggcgagaggatttataatccttgcctctttaagcaaggaaaggaaaagagaaccaggttgtcctcagcagaggaaaatatgtaaatgtaacaaaggttagaggggagggaaggaggacagtagggaagtcaggatggagaggagaaaggagaggaacaggaaaggcagaagaaggggggaaggataaagaggaggaagagaaagaagagaagggaaaggaggtgggaagaaagaaggagagaagaaagagaagaaactgggggaggaaggagggagggaagaggagagggtagtaaagagggaaagagggagggaaagaaagagaggagagttgaaaggaaggaaggaaggagggagggaggaaaggagggagattaagagaaaaggaaggaggagggaaagaggaagggaaggagggaaggtatgtgagaaggaggggggatcgagggagggaaaggagggggaaggaaaggaggaaaggagaaaagaaaggagggaaggcaggggagaaggaagtaagggggggagggaaggaaagggtatggaaaagaagaaatgagggaagagaagagggagggaaggaataagatacctaacctttgatgtttataatgatttgatagtatgggaatatctcgaaatgtagttgtattgttttctacaagttatggatgttgtattttctttttaccaataaaatcttattaaaaaaaaatatttgacaaaaaacagggcctttttcatgaaaaatggtccatcttttgctcatttttgccccccaacccccaggagcactttgcaagccccaCCAAAGCTAtttatggcttttaaaaaaaggcccatttttgctaagtcctcgacttgcgaccagtcctaaagtcctcaacttatgactggctgcaagtcctcgacttacgattgacagccagcaacagcctagctgcttctgattggctaagacgctgctggctgagcgcgggctgccagaggcactcctattggtcgccctgcttgacagctcccgtataaatagctctccagcagggcgaggtgctgaattctCTCTGTATATAGTTGACTGTTGCTGTTACTCAATAACTAGCTATTTGCTTACCTCAGCTGCCTCAAGCCTCATCTGTTCCTTCGAACCTCAACAGTTTTCATGGAAAACTAACcgttttttgggaggtttgcagagtgcaattttttgttcccttttggaaagctctgtaACAGTTTATtgaaaattacattgatcaagtgctgtgccagaagAAACAAAGTCATTGCTgatgcagattgtcagtgatttccttctccagcacatggataaatacacctggaaacgtctaactacctacctactctctctctttccccgcctaccaactgtatttctctttatctctccctttatctacctacctgctctctctcgctctctctccctacctatctactgtatttctctctctctctatttctctctccctttatctacctaacttttttcacatttatgaccattgcagcatccccacagtcatgagaGGCCAGGGGAGGTGAACTGCTTCTTgaagtgagtgacatcaagttagccatgcccacccagtcacatgcccacccagccatgcctacccagtcagaCATTAGGTCagggaactggttgttaaattatttgaatctcaccactggctgaATCCATGTTTCCATGTTTcatttataataaaattaaaaaaaatgtcacacCAGTAAATAGCAGAAGTGGGAGATCAAATTAAATACAATTTGGGACACTGTAACTTTAGACTTAGTGAAAGCAGAAAGCAAAAGAGAGAGTGAGGTGCagacaaagacagaaagacaggaaAAGAGAGAATTATGGTAACACATTATAACTTGCATTTTGGTATGGAATGTGATAAATAATGCTAAAACTAAATAATTGGAATGCTAATGGGAGATCTCAGATATGTAAACAAGCCAGTTTAAGTAGTAGACAAATTACTATAAGGTAGGGAACTGACTGCCATGTAGGATGGATATTTGTAATATTAGCAATATGGATTTTGTAGTACTGTTGCACTGGGTAACTACCATGGGTTTTCTTTTATTCAATTTGCCTTTTTAAATGATAGAATGctcattttttatttgattttgggATTAGTATGCTGTTGTGAATGTAGTTAATAACTGTTATAATTGCAATTTATGACTTTCTTTTGAGATTCCAACAGATTATAGGTTTTTTCCACAATAAAACCACTGATGCTTATTTAATGTGATATGGGAACTGTCTCTAATAATAAAACATCCCAAGGAATTTATCCTCTTATCTCTTGACCTCAACAATCTGGTGAAGGCATGCGGAAAACTGTTCATAAACAGATTTGCAGAAATCTAATATCTGCTTTATCTTTACCCTTGATACAATGCTGGCTTTTTCACAAAACCAAGGCTTACACAGACAAACATCCTCAGATGCAAGTGGCATTGCAAATTAGAAAGATTCTTAAAGAGCTATGGAATCATTCCTTTTCTTCACACAAAATGAAAATAGGAGGTTCATAGAATGAAATAATCACACCCTTCTAAAAGTTGAGTTCATTCAGCAAAGGAGTGTAAAAACATAACTATAACTGTTGTATAATATAGACAAGAAATATCCACAGATAAGCAAGAAAACAAGACTGCAAAATCCAATAGAGCACTATCAATGTATAAGAAAATGTGGTGGCAGAGATATCAGAAAATAGTGATATTGCTTTTGGTATATACATTATTAGCAGTTTGGATGAAATTCAATATTTCTCAACGACATTTCAATAAGATATCATCCTTGGTTTCCTTGTTCCCTTCTCCAAGTATTGAACCAGAAAACAGGCcctattttttccattttgtatTAAAATGTAAAACTCATGAAACCTTTTTTGATGATCTAGTAGAATTATGCGTCATCGTAATttaatttcttgatttttttatttctcatggtTATTAAAAGGACAAATGAAATAGTATCAGTTCACACAGAGCTTGCACACCCTGCCACATGTCTGTTCCTGCCAAAGCAtttctaaagaaaagaaatattctgaACTAAATAATCTGAAAACCCACTGGACGTagaagttaaggcatcaggctaaaaaccagaAGACTGAAACTTCTATTCTGTCTTAGGAATTTAGCCAACTACAtgcctttgggccagtccctttaggaggagccgaggtggcacagtggttaaagtgctgtactgcagtctacttcagctgactgctagttcagcagttcagctgttcaaatctcaccggctcagggttgactcagccttccatccttccgaggtgggtaaaatgaggacctggattgttgttgggggcaatatgctgactctgtaaaccgcttagagagggctgaaagccctatgaagcggtatataagtctaactgctattgctattgctattgctattatgtcagACCTTGAAATGAGGCAATGGCAAAgaccttctgaaaaaaaaatgttgccaggAAAAATATAgcgacttgtccaggcagttgccagactTGAAGCTGACTGAAAGGAGCAAAATATCAATGTTTGTGAGGAAACGACCATTTCAGGAGGGAAGTGTTATAGAGACTATCTATTTTAGAAACACTGAAGTTTTAGCTAGCCACATTATGGACCAATAAGTCAATCATAatagagttggcagggacctgtTCAAGAaggagtccagtctcttcttaaagcatTAGAGGGACCAGCATTAGAGAAGAGTGATTTCATACAGGAAAACACATGCAAAATATAACATATTTAAACCTCCTCAGAATTTTGCTTCTGCATTTTACTATGAGCTGCAGTTGCACAGTGAATAGAACGCattactgcagactacttctgctgatgaCTGGCTGCCAGCATTTTGGCAGTTCggatctcactggctcaaggttgactcagccttccatatttctgaggtaggtaaaatgaagatccagttTGTTAGCGGCAATAAGCTGACTGTCTAAAAATCTTtttagaggactgtaaagcactgacAAGGCAGTACCTAAATCTTAGAGCTACTCCTATTGCTACCTGTTTCCCTCAGTCACATTCCACTTTGATATTCACTTCACTAAACATAAAGAATGATTAGTGTGTAGGATGCGAGAGCTGCCAAACATCCATATTTAGCATCTGTAAAGTATATTAGCAGGAATTATATGGGCAGGACATTGACTAAACTTTGACTCCATTCCAAGTAGCACATTATATCATATTTTCACATGAGTAAattaaaagagaggaaaaataaaaaatataatgaatagaatataaaCAATTTGAAAAGAAATTGTCAGAATCTCCACAGTTTAGAAAGGACACACTTGATATTCTGATTTCTCATGCTATAGATGATTGGATTGAACAGGGGTGGAAGAAGAGCATACAGAACAGTCAATCCAATATCTAAGTAAGATGGAGTGTTAGAGGAAGGTCTCAGATAGGCAATGCATGCAGTAAATACTAACATAAATACTACAGTAAGGTGGGGAATACAAGTAGATAAAGCTTTTTGCCTTCCTTTTTCAGAAGGGATTCTTAACACTGTCTTGAATATCACTGCATAAGATACAATTATAAAAGTAAAACAGCCTAGTAAAACAATGACATTGGCCACAAGAATTCCAAACTCAAGTCGATTTATGCCAGAGCAGGATAGATTCAGCAATTGTGGAATTTCACAGAAGAATTGGTTGACCACATTAGAACAAAAAGGGATGGAAAAAGTGCCAGTGGTATGTAGCATTCCACAGAGGAGACTTGAAACCCACACTAGAATTATTATTTCAGTACAGTATTTCCAATTCATCACCAACTCATAGTGCAGAGGATGGCAAATTGCAACATACCAATCATATGCCATAACTGTCAGGAGAAAGAAATCACAGAtttcaaagaagagaaagagaaagtattgAGTAACACAACCAAAGTATGAAATGTGGCTGGTGTCCATGAGAGAATTGATTATGGATTTGGGGACAATGACTGAAACAATACCCAGATCCTGCAGACCCAAATTCATGAGAAAGAAGTACATGGGGCTATGTAGTCGATGGTCAATAGCAACCACTGAGATGATGAGAAGATTTGCTATAACAGTTGCCACATAtaacagaaagaagaagaaaaaatgcaaaatctGCAGATGTTGATTTTTTGAGAATTCAAGAAGCAGAAAGTAAGGCACTGTGGTTTGATTCTCCATGTTTTATTTATGACAAAGCTGGCATAActgcaaagaaagaaaggggagaaattcagttagataaaattttggaGGTGGCATTTTGATATGTGGTGAAATATGAAAACATTAGGAAACATAAAGCATGGGGAGAATGAAAATAGAACTAAAGGACCAACTACTAACCTCacatttttctttccatccttttttCAGTTGTATTATCTCATGTAGTTATCAAAAGCATTGTCTAGGAAGTAGAACAATACTGAATCAAGTCTATTTTCATAAATGAAAGTTTACTCAGAATAATTAGGCCCATTGTAATGTGTCTGCACACCAAGATTGTGGTAGTGTTGGAAAATTGGGAAAAATCTATCTATGGTGCTTTGTACTTCTAGAAGAAAGGCAATGTAAATTTTACCAATAAACGTAAACATGATTTGCTATGTATGTTACTTGGAAAGTGCAGACATTGCTCCTCGTATAATTTCTCTATGGGAATTTATGTAAGTGATGGTGGTGGGCATTTTTTTTGGTTGGGGGGTATTTTCTCTAACACATATTGggctaaaataacagaataaaaaccaggggtgaaatacaacagttctggcaggttctggagaaccagtagtggaaattttgagtagtttggagaataggtagtggaaattttgagttatttggagaaccagcaattgccacctctggctggccccagagtggggtgggaatggagattttgcaatatccttcccctgccatgctcaccaagccaaaCCTACAAAAccggtaataaaataataagaagtTCACCACTTATAAAAACTCTTGAAAGTAATACTTAAAATTAATACACACATGTTTAATGACAAATTGTTAACTAAAATGTTTGGTATTCACTTGGTGATAAAGACACAATTATACtattttgaaatataattaatcaaaagatttcaaatattggtacaataaattaataattccCCATATCCCGCAATCAGAAGGAAATGAAAATTCAATTTGAAAAGGCAGTATCGCATTCAGTACAAACAAATAATGTCCATAGTGGAGTTTTGACAGAAAATGAGACACAACCTATTGTACCTTTGAACTCTGACACctcagctttttttttcaagtatcAAATGCCAAACGCATTTTCAgcaataatatttaaaaacagagaaataaaaagagatataGGATTCTTaccatgcattttttttactgattttttttgatATACAGATAGATGATGAGATAACTAATACTTTTATTAGTAATCAGTTCATGCATGAAGGTTTGGTCCAAATTTCTGctgattataaatattttttattcttcataaTTATCATATGGAAAAGCTACCAATGTTAAATATGCAGTTATCTCATTTTTAAAGTCTACACAGAAATCTCTCCAAATCTCTCTTGACCACTGTCAATGCTGTCCTACTTATTTTCATGTAGTGAAACATCTCTCTGTAGTCATAGATATTtctctttgaatgtttattaattttgttttatttctctcaAGAGATTTGTGCACCAAAAAAATGACTTCTGTGTGCTTATTGATGCATTtagcaaatataaataaaacagataTGTATGCTCATTAATATAATTGGCCCTTAAGAGTCCAATAGCTTCCTCCAGGACCAGTTATCCCAAAGCTGAACTGGAAGCTTCTTTTCTCAGAGTTTTTGGCTGAAACAGCGAAAGGGATAGTGATATAGGAGTTTTCTAGACAAAACAGAATAGCTCTTTGGTGAATCAGAGATATTCCAATAGCTGGCATATACATACTATATTAGTATACTGGTATATACTAgtatatattatactatactatactatactatactatactatactatactatactatactatactatactatactatactatatatataaaatcaggtgtgggttgctgccagtcccCGCCGGTTGGTACCGGAcccagaagtaagcctgcccTGCCCCAGGCCCTATATATGTGTCCCGGCcggcaggcaggttctaggacagctgctgccaccaaaggaccttcctggagttgcttttctgagcaacggggagacagaagggacaaaataccatccattttccccgtgctcagaaaagcaacttcgggaaggtcctttaatggcggcaggcatcctagaacctgccgaGAAAAAACTTCTcgaagtttttttttctgagcaTATAGCTCCCgccacttctggacatctattgcagttgtgaggagctgAGGAGAGCACGGAGAAAAGTGTGAAGGTTTTTGGCACTCTGGGAAACCGCAAAAGAGGCAGGGAGAGGCACGCGGCTTGGTTTAGACTCCCTGGACATCACAGCAGCAGCCTCAATGCGCCGATCTTGGCGTTtttcgcctggttaaaaaggaggaggctcTGCTGGTCCAGAGCCCATCCATGGGGGGAGGGATCTCCCTCCCATTCCTTGAGTTCCCAGATGGGCTCTGGACCAGCAAAGAAGAAGCGGTGGGGGCTGTCGGGCTGGAAATCAAGCCCAATTAGCCCCCACAGCCtcttctggatgtctattgcagttGCGAAGAGCCGAGGGAAGCACGGAGAAGGTTCTCAGTGCTTTGGGAAGctgcgaaagcagctgggagaggcgagCGGCTTGCAGCATCCTCCAGTACACTGATCTCAGCGTTTTTCACATtggggcaagagagagagagagagacagaaagagaaagagaaagagaaaggaaaaaagaaaagaaaatgggagagagataaaagaaagaaagaaagaaagaaagaaagaaagaaagaaaaagaaagaaagaaagaaagaaagaaagaaagaaagaaagaaagaaagaaagaaagaaagaaagagaacttatgaccacaattgagcccaaaattttggttgctaagcaagagtgttgttgtgagtttcatcacattttccaagttggccactcccacccggtcacatggccagcaagctgttcccacaaaggaagccacacccacagagtaggttccaaaaaaatttgaaacccaccactgatatatagtaTGTATATGCTAACAGTTGGAATGTCTCTGACTCACCAAAGagctattctgttttgtttagaAAATTCTCTATTAATATCCCCTTCGCTGTGTCAGCCAAGAAGTCTGAGAAAAGAAGCTTCCAGTTTGGctttgggacacacacacacacagatatgcaCACTGGAATATAGGAGAGATaataataaatctaaatagattggGGTGATAGTGGTAAACTACTATAAGATAGAAAACTGAATGCTATTGAGCATGGACTCTGTACTACTTGCAATATGGGTTTTGTAGAACTGTTGCTTTGGCTAACTAACTTGTCTTTTCTTGTATTGTATATCTGCCTTTATCAAATGTGTTGCTAA harbors:
- the LOC116520631 gene encoding olfactory receptor 14A16-like, whose amino-acid sequence is MENQTTVPYFLLLEFSKNQHLQILHFFFFFLLYVATVIANLLIISVVAIDHRLHSPMYFFLMNLGLQDLGIVSVIVPKSIINSLMDTSHISYFGCVTQYFLFLFFEICDFFLLTVMAYDWYVAICHPLHYELVMNWKYCTEIIILVWVSSLLCGMLHTTGTFSIPFCSNVVNQFFCEIPQLLNLSCSGINRLEFGILVANVIVLLGCFTFIIVSYAVIFKTVLRIPSEKGRQKALSTCIPHLTVVFMLVFTACIAYLRPSSNTPSYLDIGLTVLYALLPPLFNPIIYSMRNQNIKCVLSKLWRF